A region of Candidatus Omnitrophota bacterium DNA encodes the following proteins:
- the dusB gene encoding tRNA dihydrouridine synthase DusB: MERKIYLAPMSGVTDLAFRLISRKLGASHCFFEMLDAKSMLYNSSKSKRLLKTLKKDAPLAAQLVGADPSVMLDAAEQLLNFVDISFLDINSACPAKKITHKGAGAALLKNTVMLGKIIKKLSSKLQIPVTVKLRTGFNKKDVTEAVRIAKICQANGASIVFMHGRTKSQGYSGDIDYESIKAVKTALKIPVFGSGNILNPLMAKKMFEETGCDGILVARGALGNPWIFKNIENHLKNGRPAKTPSLPKKKKILKKHLAYIKKYKDLPDINKIGFMRKVTMWYLKGIFNAASVRGQICRAGSYKELINLINRAGGFL; the protein is encoded by the coding sequence ATGGAACGGAAAATATATTTGGCCCCCATGTCCGGCGTAACAGACCTCGCCTTCAGGCTTATAAGCCGCAAATTAGGCGCCTCGCATTGTTTCTTCGAAATGCTCGACGCAAAATCAATGCTTTACAACTCTTCAAAAAGCAAGCGCCTGCTGAAAACCCTCAAGAAAGACGCGCCCCTGGCCGCGCAATTGGTAGGCGCGGACCCTTCGGTAATGCTTGATGCCGCCGAACAACTTTTAAACTTTGTCGATATATCTTTTTTGGATATAAACAGCGCTTGTCCGGCAAAAAAAATAACACACAAAGGCGCCGGGGCAGCCCTGTTAAAAAACACAGTCATGCTCGGTAAAATCATCAAAAAACTATCTTCCAAACTGCAAATTCCGGTTACGGTCAAGTTAAGAACCGGCTTTAACAAAAAAGATGTCACAGAAGCTGTTAGAATCGCCAAAATATGCCAGGCAAACGGCGCTTCGATCGTCTTTATGCACGGCAGAACAAAATCACAGGGTTATTCCGGCGATATCGACTATGAATCGATAAAGGCCGTGAAAACCGCCTTAAAGATACCTGTGTTCGGAAGCGGAAACATACTTAACCCTTTGATGGCTAAGAAAATGTTTGAAGAAACAGGGTGCGACGGGATCCTGGTAGCCAGGGGCGCGCTCGGCAATCCCTGGATATTCAAAAATATCGAGAATCATCTGAAAAACGGCCGGCCCGCTAAAACTCCGAGCCTGCCCAAAAAGAAAAAGATCCTTAAAAAGCATCTTGCTTATATAAAAAAATATAAAGACCTACCAGACATCAATAAGATAGGGTTTATGAGAAAGGTAACGATGTGGTATTTAAAAGGTATCTTTAACGCTGCAAGTGTCCGCGGACAAATATGCAGAGCAGGCTCATATAAAGAATTGATTAATCTAATAAACCGCGCAGGTGGATTTCTGTAA
- a CDS encoding Maf family protein, translating to MKHKIILASASKRRSKILKECGILHRVVISNILEKMDHEKGVKFNVLHNARAKAETIAGRYKEGFVIGADTVVLSGKRLIGKPKTKKEARSLLRVFSGKIILVYTGLCVIDAKKEKSASGVSVSKVRVKRLSRKKMDEFLKIAGPHDKAGGFSIEGPGVFIFDNIEGSFYNVLGLPMMKLDELFKKLGVDLLSYLVLSN from the coding sequence ATGAAGCACAAAATAATATTGGCTTCAGCCTCAAAGAGGCGTTCAAAGATACTTAAAGAATGCGGGATATTACACAGGGTTGTTATAAGCAATATTCTCGAGAAGATGGATCACGAAAAAGGAGTGAAGTTCAATGTCCTGCATAATGCCCGGGCTAAGGCCGAAACAATAGCGGGTAGATACAAAGAGGGTTTTGTTATTGGTGCCGATACTGTTGTTTTGTCGGGAAAACGCCTTATCGGAAAACCAAAGACAAAAAAAGAGGCAAGGTCCCTTCTCAGGGTATTTTCAGGAAAAATAATTCTTGTTTATACCGGCCTTTGCGTAATAGACGCAAAAAAAGAAAAATCAGCAAGCGGGGTTAGCGTATCAAAGGTCCGTGTCAAAAGGCTTTCGCGCAAAAAAATGGATGAATTCCTGAAAATAGCCGGTCCTCATGATAAGGCCGGCGGTTTTTCGATAGAAGGCCCCGGGGTTTTTATATTCGATAATATAGAAGGATCATTTTACAATGTATTAGGCCTGCCGATGATGAAGCTTGATGAACTTTTTAAGAAATTGGGCGTGGATCTTTTAAGTTATTTGGTGTTATCCAATTAA
- a CDS encoding NAD(P)/FAD-dependent oxidoreductase yields the protein MERFNAVIIGAGPAGMMAAIRAAERNKKVLLVERNNIPGKKLLISGKGRCNLTNSCGIEDFLGKFSESGVFLRNAFARFFNTGLMSFFEDARLKLKTERGGRIFPESDRADDVLNVLRAKLKDKNIKVLSGQRVRQIIRKDKKIEGILTHSGKRFLTTRAAIATGGLSCPQTGSTGDGYKIAERLGHEIISLKPALSPVLVKEKFITNWQGISLRNVRLTLFSGGKKISERFGEMLFTHFGLSGPVVLDISASVCDALELKNDTVISVNFKPALDHKKLNARLLREFKTNPGKSIKNIFKNLLPQGIIGQFLQYCGINGDKNASQVTAGERKMLIKGLFGLRLTVKGVMPVKDGIVTRGGVNTKQINPKTMESKLVKGLFFAGEVIDVDAKTGGYNMQAAFSTGWVCGDNI from the coding sequence ATGGAACGATTCAATGCAGTTATAATTGGGGCAGGGCCGGCCGGCATGATGGCCGCGATCCGCGCCGCAGAAAGAAACAAAAAAGTTCTTCTTGTTGAACGAAACAATATTCCCGGGAAAAAACTTCTTATCTCAGGGAAAGGCAGGTGTAACCTTACAAATTCCTGCGGTATTGAAGATTTTCTCGGGAAATTTTCCGAATCGGGAGTTTTCCTGAGAAATGCCTTCGCGAGGTTTTTTAACACCGGTCTTATGTCGTTTTTTGAAGACGCCCGTCTTAAACTTAAAACAGAGCGGGGTGGACGCATATTTCCGGAAAGCGACAGGGCAGACGATGTCTTAAATGTCTTAAGAGCAAAATTAAAAGACAAAAACATTAAGGTCCTTTCAGGCCAGCGCGTGCGCCAGATCATTAGAAAGGATAAGAAAATAGAAGGTATTTTAACCCATTCCGGTAAACGTTTTTTAACAACGCGCGCCGCTATTGCCACAGGCGGACTTTCCTGCCCCCAGACAGGCTCGACAGGCGACGGATATAAGATCGCTGAAAGGCTCGGTCATGAGATTATATCTTTAAAACCGGCTCTTTCTCCCGTTCTCGTCAAAGAAAAATTTATAACAAACTGGCAGGGTATATCGCTTAGGAATGTGCGTTTAACGCTTTTTAGCGGCGGGAAAAAAATAAGTGAAAGATTTGGCGAGATGCTGTTTACTCATTTTGGTTTATCGGGCCCTGTTGTCCTTGATATAAGCGCCTCGGTCTGCGATGCCCTAGAGCTCAAAAACGACACGGTAATATCCGTTAACTTCAAGCCTGCCTTAGACCACAAAAAACTAAATGCCAGGTTACTACGCGAATTTAAAACAAATCCCGGGAAAAGCATAAAAAATATATTTAAGAACCTCCTGCCCCAGGGTATAATAGGACAGTTTCTTCAGTACTGCGGTATAAACGGAGATAAAAACGCAAGCCAGGTCACAGCCGGGGAAAGAAAAATGCTTATTAAAGGCTTATTTGGTTTAAGGTTGACCGTTAAAGGCGTGATGCCGGTCAAAGACGGTATTGTTACAAGAGGCGGCGTGAATACAAAACAGATAAACCCAAAGACCATGGAATCAAAGCTTGTAAAGGGGCTTTTTTTTGCGGGCGAGGTAATAGATGTAGATGCCAAAACAGGCGGATACAACATGCAGGCAGCGTTTTCTACCGGATGGGTTTGCGGAGATAATATATGA